In the Candidatus Electrothrix rattekaaiensis genome, one interval contains:
- the gmhB gene encoding D-glycero-beta-D-manno-heptose 1,7-bisphosphate 7-phosphatase: MTQQPAVFLDRDGTINEQMGYINHISRFILLPGAAQAIRTLNEQNVPVVVVTNQSGLARGYFPPSLLDEVHAKMERELAVAAEGAHIDGLYICPHHPEAKEEQFRKACDCRKPKTGLLEQAAAELNLDLSRSFMVGDRWSDLKCGARVGATSILVLTGYGRGDLEYIGPQQEMQPAKVAEDLPEAVAWIMEQLKG, from the coding sequence ATGACACAACAACCGGCGGTCTTCCTGGACCGCGACGGCACCATCAACGAGCAGATGGGCTATATCAACCATATCAGCCGATTCATCCTTCTCCCCGGTGCTGCCCAAGCAATCCGCACCTTGAACGAGCAGAATGTTCCTGTGGTGGTGGTGACTAACCAATCCGGCTTGGCGCGGGGTTATTTTCCGCCGTCTCTGCTGGATGAGGTACATGCCAAGATGGAGCGGGAGCTGGCAGTGGCAGCAGAGGGTGCCCATATCGATGGCCTCTACATCTGCCCCCATCACCCGGAGGCCAAGGAAGAACAGTTCCGCAAGGCCTGTGATTGCCGCAAGCCCAAGACCGGCCTGCTGGAGCAAGCAGCGGCAGAGCTTAACCTTGATTTAAGTCGTTCTTTCATGGTCGGGGATCGCTGGTCTGATCTGAAATGCGGGGCTCGGGTCGGAGCCACCTCGATTTTGGTGCTCACCGGTTACGGGCGGGGTGATCTGGAATATATCGGCCCGCAGCAGGAGATGCAGCCTGCCAAAGTTGCTGAAGATCTGCCGGAAGCCGTGGCGTGGATTATGGAGCAACTCAAAGGGTAG
- a CDS encoding response regulator transcription factor — MKILLVEDDRKISAFVQKGLKELGFNITACDDGDEGYYVATTQSFDVVVLDIMLPGRDGLSILRNLREQKNTVPVILLTARSALNERLEGLNLGADDYLCKPFFIEELAARLHAVSRRASGNTLNLLQCGDLVVDLISREVKIGKESIDLTAREFSLLELLLRSPDRVYTRTQILEHVWDYDFDPQTNVVDVYIRRLRNKTKEFPGAPVIETVRGVGYRLKEPVQ; from the coding sequence ATGAAAATCCTCCTTGTTGAAGACGACCGAAAAATCAGCGCATTTGTGCAAAAAGGCCTCAAAGAACTGGGTTTTAACATCACGGCCTGCGACGACGGAGATGAGGGCTATTATGTGGCAACCACCCAGTCCTTTGACGTTGTGGTTCTTGATATCATGCTGCCGGGACGGGACGGTCTCAGTATTCTCAGAAACCTGCGCGAGCAAAAAAACACAGTGCCTGTCATCCTGCTAACCGCCCGCTCAGCCCTGAACGAACGCCTAGAGGGCTTGAACCTCGGGGCGGATGATTATCTCTGCAAGCCCTTTTTTATTGAAGAACTGGCAGCCCGTCTCCATGCGGTCAGCCGGCGGGCCTCGGGTAATACCTTGAACCTCCTGCAATGCGGAGACTTGGTTGTGGATCTTATCAGCCGGGAGGTGAAGATAGGGAAAGAGAGCATCGACCTAACAGCCCGAGAATTCAGCCTGCTGGAGCTGCTCCTGCGAAGCCCGGATCGTGTCTACACCCGGACCCAGATCCTTGAGCATGTCTGGGACTATGATTTTGACCCGCAAACCAATGTGGTGGATGTCTATATCCGGCGACTGCGCAATAAAACCAAAGAGTTTCCCGGCGCTCCGGTGATAGAAACCGTACGCGGAGTAGGCTACCGCCTGAAAGAACCGGTGCAGTAG
- a CDS encoding insulinase family protein, with protein MCITTGWPHEQSDLESDPSLIFGTLENGLRYVLMPNHEPKGRVAMYLNVQSGSLHETDEQRGVAHYLEHMLFEGSTHYPPGSLVEYFQSIGMEHGSDSNAHTFYDETVYKLLLPDGKEKTLDEGLLVLADYAGGALLLEKEVDQERGVILAEKRTRDSAVRRVSKKSIEQWLAGTLIAERDMIGTEEVLKTADSALLRQYYERWYRPENMMLVAVGDTDLSQLEKLIKKQFSGLKAKTAVPPCPDFGRVAESGTKAIYLFEPDLGYTNISLGSVWNVVPTQPSKAEELLDLKKYVAQVMMDNRLQHLVNQPKSPVTSASFSHDIFLRRLGYTSIDAHTSPEHWQQSLAALSMAVRQAQKFGFGASEFARAKSEILTQLKKDVQVADSRESQDLVTTIINSLNDNDVFMSPEQELALFAPALEKIVLAEVNQVFQEMWHGHRVVKVMGTTALKAKDGVHPKEIILEALRKAEQAEMTAWVQGKEAVFPYLPIPAEQGKVAEHVSYKDIGVERYVFQNGLILNLKHTDFEPNQINITATLGHGKLAETKPGLALLAEMLLPKSGVGGLTEDQLKEALAPYSTSVDFQVEDDSFQFQGKGLKNESELLFQLIYTYLYDPAFRENVFQRGMQRIRQAYAQLESSVEGMMHLEGERFLAGGNLRYGVVPQEMLKAITAPDIEQWLRPVFKESGLEISVVGDFDQQEILGLAKVYLGGQARKKFQKLEGEQVTFPSGKALPLPVTTHSEKGMVTVAWPTDDFWDIYQTRRLNMLASVLDDRIRKLIREELGAAYSPYAYNRSSLVDPGYGVLRAVVVVDPPQAEMVVDKLKQLGAKLATGKITADELERAQEPTLTSIRDLVRTNLYWQESVLVQSSRHPERLEWPKTIQSDIAAITVEEISALAAKYLQPEKAAEVILLPTKKE; from the coding sequence ATGTGCATCACTACGGGCTGGCCCCACGAGCAAAGTGATCTTGAGTCTGACCCTTCGCTGATTTTCGGCACCTTGGAAAACGGGCTACGCTATGTGTTGATGCCCAATCATGAACCCAAGGGTCGGGTTGCTATGTATCTTAATGTCCAGTCTGGTTCCCTGCATGAAACCGATGAGCAGCGCGGGGTGGCTCATTATCTGGAGCATATGCTTTTTGAAGGCAGCACCCATTATCCTCCCGGATCCTTGGTCGAGTATTTCCAGTCCATCGGCATGGAGCACGGTTCGGATAGCAATGCCCATACCTTTTATGATGAGACGGTGTACAAACTGCTTTTGCCGGATGGCAAGGAAAAGACCTTGGATGAAGGGTTGTTGGTCCTTGCTGATTATGCAGGTGGAGCACTGCTCTTGGAAAAAGAGGTGGATCAAGAGCGGGGTGTTATCCTCGCAGAAAAACGAACCAGGGATTCTGCTGTAAGGCGGGTGTCCAAGAAGAGCATTGAGCAGTGGCTTGCCGGGACGCTGATAGCTGAACGTGACATGATCGGCACGGAGGAGGTGCTGAAAACCGCTGATTCAGCTCTGCTGAGGCAGTATTACGAACGCTGGTATCGACCAGAGAATATGATGCTGGTTGCAGTCGGTGATACGGATCTCAGCCAGTTGGAAAAGCTGATCAAAAAGCAGTTTAGCGGGCTCAAGGCCAAAACAGCTGTTCCTCCTTGCCCGGATTTTGGTCGGGTTGCAGAAAGCGGGACCAAGGCCATCTATCTTTTTGAGCCAGATCTTGGTTATACCAATATTTCCCTTGGATCTGTGTGGAATGTTGTCCCTACACAACCGAGCAAGGCGGAAGAACTCCTTGACCTCAAGAAATATGTTGCCCAGGTTATGATGGATAATCGCTTGCAGCATTTGGTTAATCAGCCTAAGAGTCCTGTGACGAGTGCCAGTTTCTCCCACGATATCTTTCTTCGTCGCTTGGGCTATACCTCCATTGATGCCCACACATCACCGGAACATTGGCAGCAATCTTTGGCGGCTCTCAGTATGGCCGTACGGCAGGCCCAGAAATTTGGTTTTGGTGCGTCCGAATTTGCTCGAGCCAAGAGCGAAATACTGACCCAATTAAAAAAAGACGTGCAGGTGGCAGATAGCAGAGAGAGTCAGGATTTGGTCACCACGATTATTAACAGCCTGAATGATAATGATGTCTTCATGTCACCGGAACAGGAGCTGGCCCTCTTTGCACCGGCCTTGGAAAAGATCGTCTTGGCTGAGGTCAACCAGGTTTTTCAAGAGATGTGGCATGGGCATCGCGTGGTCAAGGTCATGGGGACAACTGCGTTGAAAGCGAAAGATGGTGTACATCCAAAGGAGATCATTTTGGAGGCCCTCCGTAAGGCCGAGCAGGCGGAAATGACTGCTTGGGTGCAGGGCAAGGAGGCGGTTTTCCCCTATCTGCCTATCCCGGCAGAGCAGGGCAAGGTTGCCGAGCATGTCAGCTATAAGGACATTGGAGTGGAACGCTATGTCTTTCAAAATGGTCTGATCCTCAACCTGAAACACACGGATTTTGAACCCAATCAAATAAATATAACGGCAACCTTGGGACACGGCAAACTCGCCGAAACCAAGCCGGGTTTGGCCTTGCTTGCCGAGATGCTGCTGCCAAAGAGCGGAGTCGGCGGGCTAACCGAGGACCAGCTCAAGGAAGCCCTAGCCCCGTATTCGACCAGTGTTGATTTTCAGGTTGAGGACGACAGCTTTCAGTTTCAAGGGAAAGGGTTGAAGAACGAGAGTGAACTCCTTTTTCAACTCATATACACCTATCTGTATGATCCGGCTTTCCGGGAAAATGTTTTTCAGCGGGGGATGCAGCGGATCCGTCAGGCCTATGCCCAGCTGGAAAGCTCTGTCGAGGGGATGATGCATCTTGAGGGGGAACGGTTTCTGGCCGGAGGCAATCTGCGCTATGGGGTTGTTCCTCAGGAGATGTTAAAAGCGATAACGGCTCCTGATATCGAGCAATGGCTGCGCCCTGTTTTCAAGGAGAGCGGGCTCGAAATTTCTGTGGTGGGTGATTTTGATCAACAGGAAATCCTGGGACTGGCCAAGGTTTATTTGGGCGGACAAGCGAGGAAGAAATTTCAGAAGCTTGAAGGCGAGCAGGTCACCTTTCCTTCTGGCAAAGCCTTGCCTCTGCCCGTGACAACCCATAGCGAAAAGGGCATGGTTACCGTTGCTTGGCCTACAGATGATTTTTGGGATATATATCAAACCCGGCGGCTTAATATGCTCGCCTCGGTCCTTGATGATCGGATCCGCAAGCTGATCCGGGAGGAACTGGGAGCTGCTTACTCACCTTATGCCTATAACCGGTCTAGCCTTGTTGATCCAGGGTACGGCGTATTGCGTGCCGTGGTGGTGGTTGATCCACCTCAGGCCGAGATGGTGGTTGATAAGCTGAAACAGCTCGGTGCGAAACTCGCTACAGGAAAAATTACTGCGGATGAGCTGGAACGCGCCCAGGAGCCGACCCTGACCTCAATCCGAGATTTGGTCCGTACCAATCTTTACTGGCAGGAATCTGTGCTGGTGCAATCGTCCCGACATCCTGAGCGGCTGGAATGGCCCAAAACTATTCAGAGTGATATCGCCGCCATTACTGTGGAGGAAATCTCCGCTCTTGCGGCCAAGTACCTGCAACCGGAAAAGGCGGCAGAAGTTATTTTGTTGCCGACCAAGAAAGAGTAA
- a CDS encoding AAA family ATPase: MKKLGLGIQALSEFRVNDYIYVDKTRHIHKMIDDGKYYFLSRPRRFGKSLLVDTIHELFSGEKALFEGCWIADNWDWHKKYPVLKISFATMSYQENDLKKALEMYLLKLAEEHGVQLKSTGYDEQFLELIETLGKEIPVAVLIDEYDKPIIDYLEQSAVQQALENREILKTFYAGVKDLDKYLRFFFITGVSKFSRVSIFSDLNHLTDITISKQFADVVGYTAAEIKKYYAPYLAALYQEFDQSEEKVMEEIIRRYNGYSWDGNTFVCNPYSIISLLYHQEFKNFWFETGTPTFLMKKFKETNKSIHASINKMVKESVFNKYDIENINTTALLFQTGYLTIKKYDRAARKYLLEFPNEEVREAFLDFAVEQYAHSSPDEMEHIVDTLLEALKYNAMDQFFTALQALFSSITARQLDKVKEYEGFYHSIIYIVLKMMGIRLACEVQSHFGSTDAVIWTEQYIYILEFKMGKAQAAVEQIKQKKYYVPYLADKREKVMVGFGFDKAERNLVDYLAETVE; encoded by the coding sequence ATGAAAAAACTCGGCCTGGGTATTCAGGCATTATCAGAATTCAGAGTAAATGATTATATCTATGTGGATAAGACCCGGCATATCCACAAGATGATAGATGACGGGAAATACTATTTTTTGTCCCGTCCCCGCCGCTTTGGCAAGTCGTTGCTGGTTGATACCATCCACGAGCTTTTCTCCGGTGAAAAAGCCCTCTTTGAAGGCTGCTGGATTGCTGATAATTGGGATTGGCACAAGAAATACCCGGTGCTGAAGATCAGCTTTGCTACGATGAGTTATCAGGAAAATGATCTGAAAAAAGCCCTGGAAATGTACCTGCTCAAATTAGCTGAAGAACACGGCGTTCAACTGAAGAGTACAGGGTATGACGAACAATTTTTAGAACTCATTGAAACCTTGGGCAAAGAAATTCCGGTTGCGGTCCTGATTGATGAGTATGATAAGCCGATTATTGATTATCTGGAACAATCTGCCGTGCAGCAGGCCCTGGAAAATCGAGAAATATTAAAAACCTTTTATGCCGGGGTCAAAGATCTGGATAAATATCTGCGTTTTTTCTTTATCACCGGGGTGTCAAAGTTCAGCCGTGTCTCCATATTCAGTGACCTCAATCACCTGACCGATATAACCATCTCCAAGCAGTTTGCTGATGTGGTCGGGTACACCGCAGCTGAAATCAAAAAGTATTACGCCCCGTATCTTGCCGCGCTCTATCAGGAATTTGATCAGTCGGAGGAGAAGGTCATGGAGGAAATTATCCGTCGCTATAACGGCTATTCCTGGGACGGCAACACCTTTGTCTGTAATCCCTATTCGATCATCAGTCTGTTGTACCATCAGGAATTTAAAAATTTTTGGTTTGAAACAGGAACACCGACCTTTTTGATGAAGAAATTCAAAGAGACGAACAAAAGTATTCACGCCTCTATCAATAAGATGGTCAAGGAATCTGTTTTTAACAAGTATGATATTGAGAATATCAACACAACCGCCCTGTTGTTTCAGACAGGTTATCTGACCATAAAGAAATATGACCGGGCCGCAAGGAAATATCTTCTTGAATTCCCCAATGAAGAGGTGCGGGAAGCCTTTCTGGACTTTGCTGTTGAACAGTATGCCCACAGTTCACCCGATGAGATGGAGCACATTGTCGATACGCTGCTTGAGGCCCTGAAGTATAATGCTATGGATCAGTTTTTCACGGCATTGCAGGCTCTGTTTAGCTCAATCACAGCGAGACAGCTGGACAAGGTCAAAGAGTACGAGGGGTTCTATCATTCCATCATCTATATTGTTTTAAAGATGATGGGGATTCGTCTTGCCTGCGAAGTGCAGTCACACTTTGGCAGCACGGATGCCGTCATCTGGACAGAGCAATATATCTACATCCTTGAGTTTAAGATGGGCAAGGCACAGGCCGCTGTTGAGCAGATTAAACAGAAAAAATATTACGTTCCCTATCTTGCTGACAAGCGGGAGAAGGTCATGGTTGGGTTTGGTTTTGATAAGGCGGAACGAAATCTGGTTGATTAC
- a CDS encoding ATP-binding protein translates to MFRLKIALFSVLISGTILIAFGLHFLSVISRVQLERLDREILTLGESQLHVVHPREHWENFNDSLRSIYGEQHQDDLIIQVRGRQQDILYASSEWPKEISLSSFPAFTEQAIEQAIEQDPAQETGESQPRAAARHPPPPPDAPPGMYPPPRFRPEPVALKTPLYQTLETPSGVWRTGIMGNQRITILIGLNMAGFYEDANRYRNNFLLAAPLALLLMAGGGWWLAQRALRPVGLITKTAEKMSAQGLDQRIPTAKADTEFQRLVSVINAMLDRLESGFQQAVRFSADAAHELQTPLTILQGMLDDAIRHSEAGSAEQQRSSDLLEEVQRLKTIVRKLLILSRADAGRLDISLEPVNMSNLVESMLEDVEIMAPQLRIDQRIQPGLMVNADPQLIRQVVQNMVSNGIKYNLPEKGVIAFRLANRKGVVHFRVANTGPAIPPQDRQRIFDRFYRVDQSRNDRVPGSGLGLSLALEITRAHKGRLVLDPPKKGITSFTLSLPQPQQASPEE, encoded by the coding sequence GTGTTCCGTCTCAAGATCGCCCTGTTCTCTGTCCTGATCTCTGGCACCATCCTGATTGCCTTTGGTCTGCATTTTCTCTCGGTCATCAGCAGGGTGCAACTGGAGCGACTTGATCGGGAAATCCTCACCCTTGGCGAAAGTCAGCTCCATGTGGTTCATCCCAGAGAACATTGGGAGAATTTTAACGACTCGTTACGTTCCATCTACGGTGAGCAGCATCAGGACGATCTGATTATCCAGGTGCGAGGTCGTCAGCAGGACATCCTCTATGCATCCTCGGAATGGCCCAAAGAAATCTCCCTTTCCTCCTTTCCCGCATTTACAGAACAAGCTATAGAACAAGCTATAGAACAAGATCCTGCACAAGAAACAGGTGAGTCCCAGCCCCGAGCAGCAGCAAGGCACCCCCCGCCGCCCCCTGATGCGCCTCCGGGAATGTATCCTCCGCCTCGGTTTCGACCTGAACCAGTTGCCTTAAAAACACCTCTTTATCAGACCTTGGAAACGCCTTCCGGTGTATGGAGAACCGGGATCATGGGTAATCAGCGCATCACCATTCTTATCGGCTTAAACATGGCTGGATTTTATGAAGATGCAAACCGCTACCGCAACAACTTTCTCCTTGCAGCCCCCCTGGCTCTCCTGCTCATGGCCGGAGGAGGCTGGTGGCTCGCCCAGCGAGCCTTGCGCCCGGTGGGGCTGATCACCAAAACCGCAGAAAAGATGTCCGCCCAAGGGCTTGATCAACGAATCCCAACGGCCAAGGCAGACACGGAATTCCAGCGTCTGGTCAGCGTGATTAATGCCATGCTTGATCGACTGGAAAGCGGGTTTCAGCAGGCAGTGCGCTTTAGTGCGGATGCGGCCCATGAACTCCAGACTCCGCTGACCATCCTGCAAGGGATGCTGGATGACGCTATTCGCCATAGCGAGGCGGGTTCTGCTGAACAGCAACGAAGCAGCGATTTGCTGGAAGAAGTGCAACGGCTGAAGACCATTGTCCGCAAACTGCTGATCCTTTCTAGGGCCGATGCAGGCAGGCTGGATATCTCTCTTGAGCCGGTGAATATGAGCAATCTGGTGGAATCCATGCTGGAAGACGTGGAGATTATGGCACCGCAGCTGCGCATTGACCAGCGCATCCAACCCGGCCTGATGGTCAATGCTGATCCCCAGCTCATCAGGCAGGTGGTGCAAAATATGGTTTCCAATGGCATCAAGTATAATCTCCCGGAAAAAGGGGTAATCGCCTTTCGCTTGGCAAACCGGAAAGGTGTGGTCCATTTTCGGGTGGCGAATACGGGTCCGGCCATTCCACCGCAAGATCGGCAACGGATCTTTGACCGCTTTTATCGGGTGGATCAATCACGGAATGATAGGGTGCCCGGTTCCGGGCTGGGGTTATCCTTGGCCCTTGAGATCACTCGTGCTCATAAGGGTCGCCTAGTGCTTGATCCTCCAAAGAAAGGTATCACCAGTTTTACCCTTTCTCTTCCCCAGCCTCAGCAGGCTTCTCCTGAAGAATAA
- a CDS encoding GIY-YIG nuclease family protein: MIKLKDVIRIDDPAQYKLHLACRNEDWVSPLDEYVTDDKNWLGWNEWRGNKNDWTRDYVFSLMAFYPRTDAWLFGGVFKVIERNKDHYVLQEIDDYKKYVGRVILTFHRYQGMRGRAYYLENYIEKFEVSEILPNAYSGESFPGYENICHEFNVLEPIFKTERSDWKAALSSVKGVYLISDKSNGKKYVGSAYGGTGIWSRWACYIGTGHGWNDELTKLINERQMKYARENFRMSILEIMTMSTPDDAVISRESHWKNSLLSKSHGYNKN; the protein is encoded by the coding sequence ATGATAAAACTCAAGGATGTCATAAGAATTGACGACCCCGCCCAGTATAAATTGCACTTGGCGTGCCGGAACGAAGATTGGGTTAGTCCGCTTGACGAATATGTGACCGATGACAAAAACTGGCTTGGCTGGAATGAATGGCGAGGCAATAAAAATGATTGGACGAGAGATTATGTTTTCTCATTGATGGCGTTTTATCCACGAACAGATGCATGGTTGTTTGGCGGTGTTTTCAAGGTTATAGAAAGAAATAAAGATCATTACGTATTGCAAGAAATTGATGATTACAAAAAATATGTCGGAAGAGTAATTCTTACATTCCACAGATATCAAGGAATGAGAGGAAGAGCGTACTATCTCGAAAATTACATTGAAAAATTTGAAGTTAGCGAGATACTCCCTAATGCCTATAGCGGTGAGAGTTTCCCTGGCTATGAAAACATTTGCCATGAATTTAATGTATTAGAGCCAATTTTCAAAACAGAGCGATCTGATTGGAAAGCCGCATTATCAAGTGTGAAAGGAGTTTATTTAATCTCCGATAAAAGTAACGGCAAAAAATATGTTGGCTCTGCCTATGGAGGCACTGGAATATGGTCAAGATGGGCCTGCTATATCGGTACCGGGCATGGTTGGAATGACGAGCTTACAAAATTGATAAATGAAAGGCAGATGAAATATGCACGTGAAAATTTTCGTATGTCCATACTGGAAATAATGACAATGTCTACTCCTGACGATGCCGTTATTTCAAGGGAATCTCATTGGAAGAATTCTTTATTATCAAAAAGCCATGGCTATAATAAAAATTGA